A stretch of the Kroppenstedtia eburnea genome encodes the following:
- a CDS encoding phage tail protein: MSASIKVDFEDFNKRVKGLSEAMDKAKTQLIAAAAAAGGTISVVLGLSVAASPEVKKAFAQLKESFDQAKENIGEALAPAVLLVIDVLKTFVDIFNHLPGPIQTFLVVAVTLGTIMLGMVVMAANLAGAFLALAMAEWSVLAPVLAVLAAIVAVIAIFALLVYAIVEAYNRVSWFRTAVDTVWSAIKEAFATALTFIKEIVQTVMTAVTDFFRSQMEWIMEVVEPVWQWIKEAFHTGLTFIQDIVQTVMTGVTDFFQSKLEQIQQFWDENGELIMAAVKRVWGWIEPFISAVMEAVSGVIQFVWELIKSITLFIWNGIKDVITTVLGWIQTFISGVMSTIQSIIQMAWTVIKTVTMSVWEGIKGYISTIITAIQNIVKAVAQLIMGDWSGALNTMWSTGKSILKGILSTFNNMLGGLPAKALAWGANLITGFIDGFKSKLSYLKKVVEDAAKVVGDFLGFSSPTKRGPGRTSHRWAPNLMEMFSTGIRAGVPDVRMATREVVSTLAVVGEGGAAPVTGEGNVPEYVMVQIDLDKRQLAQVLAKPTAQLHNRTNRRHATAMGVSF, from the coding sequence ATGTCTGCTTCTATTAAGGTAGATTTCGAAGATTTTAATAAGAGGGTCAAAGGGCTGTCCGAGGCGATGGATAAAGCCAAGACCCAGCTGATCGCCGCTGCCGCTGCTGCAGGGGGGACGATTTCAGTGGTACTGGGGCTGTCAGTGGCGGCCAGCCCCGAAGTGAAGAAAGCGTTTGCACAGCTGAAGGAATCGTTCGACCAGGCAAAAGAAAATATCGGGGAAGCATTGGCACCTGCAGTTTTGCTAGTGATTGATGTGTTGAAGACTTTTGTGGACATATTTAATCATCTTCCGGGGCCGATTCAGACATTTTTGGTGGTGGCGGTCACCCTCGGAACGATTATGTTGGGAATGGTTGTCATGGCTGCAAATTTGGCAGGCGCCTTTTTAGCTTTGGCGATGGCAGAATGGTCAGTGCTTGCGCCAGTGTTGGCAGTTCTGGCAGCCATTGTCGCCGTCATAGCGATCTTCGCTCTCCTCGTCTATGCCATTGTGGAGGCGTATAACCGGGTCTCTTGGTTCCGAACCGCTGTGGATACGGTGTGGTCAGCGATCAAAGAAGCATTTGCCACTGCTCTCACCTTTATTAAAGAGATCGTCCAGACGGTGATGACGGCGGTAACTGACTTTTTTCGATCCCAGATGGAGTGGATTATGGAAGTGGTGGAGCCGGTTTGGCAGTGGATTAAAGAAGCTTTTCACACGGGTCTCACCTTTATTCAGGATATCGTCCAAACGGTGATGACAGGGGTAACTGATTTTTTTCAATCCAAATTGGAGCAGATCCAACAGTTTTGGGATGAGAATGGAGAACTGATCATGGCCGCGGTGAAACGGGTGTGGGGCTGGATTGAGCCGTTCATATCCGCTGTCATGGAGGCCGTTTCAGGGGTTATCCAATTTGTGTGGGAACTGATCAAATCGATCACACTGTTCATCTGGAATGGGATCAAAGACGTTATCACCACGGTACTGGGCTGGATCCAGACTTTCATTTCCGGCGTGATGTCGACCATACAGAGTATCATTCAGATGGCTTGGACCGTGATCAAAACCGTGACGATGTCTGTCTGGGAGGGAATCAAAGGGTATATTTCCACAATCATCACGGCAATCCAAAATATCGTCAAGGCAGTGGCTCAGCTGATCATGGGAGACTGGAGCGGAGCTTTGAATACCATGTGGTCCACCGGCAAGTCGATCTTAAAAGGTATTTTAAGCACCTTTAATAATATGTTGGGAGGACTGCCGGCAAAGGCATTGGCCTGGGGGGCAAACCTGATAACCGGTTTTATTGATGGCTTTAAATCGAAGCTCAGCTACCTGAAAAAGGTTGTGGAAGATGCGGCCAAAGTGGTCGGGGATTTCCTCGGTTTCTCCTCCCCCACCAAACGGGGGCCGGGACGCACCTCCCACCGGTGGGCTCCCAACTTGATGGAGATGTTCTCCACAGGGATCCGGGCCGGTGTTCCCGATGTGCGCATGGCGACAAGGGAGGTCGTCTCCACCCTGGCGGTGGTGGGAGAGGGCGGGGCGGCCCCGGTTACCGGTGAGGGAAATGTTCCGGAATATGTGATGGTCCAGATCGATTTGGACAAGAGACAACTGGCACAGGTGTTGGCCAAGCCGACAGCCCAACTTCATAACCGGACCAATCGTCGGCACGCGACTGCGATGGGGGTGAGCTTTTGA